The Fulvivirga maritima genome segment GGCCCTGTAGTTCTGTAAGAATATATTTATGAGAAGTGCCAATATGAATATTATGAATTAAACTAATGCCTGATGAAGCAATCTGGTAAATTTTAAAAATATCATTGTTGGCCTCATGTAAAATCAACCAGTAATCTGTTCCATTGGCATGTGGTATGGCTGCTATTTTCTCCGTAACGCTATCTACTGGCTATTTCGGTCGGACTATGCCAGTTGTTTCGGTCGGACTATGCCAGTGATTTCGGTGTATCTATGCCACTTTAAGAGTTTCGTAATTTTAGTAAATATTAATGTTTCAACATACCTTTTCTCAAAGATTCTCCTTTGAGATCTATTCTATGAGAAGAGTTAACGAGCCTGTCTAATATGGCATCAGCAATAGTGCCTTCACCAATAATATCATACCAGGCTGATACTGGTATTTGAGAGGAGATTATAGTTGAAGTTTTTCCATGACGATCATCGATAATATCCATAAGTACTTCTCTTGCCATATTGTCCATGCTTTGTAAACCAAAATCATCTAGTATTAAGAGTTGGGCAGAGGTAATTCGTTTAAGTTCTTTGATATAGGTGCCATCTACTTTGGCGAGTTTCATTTTGTTGAACAGGCGAGCTGTTACCTGATAGATGGTGTTATAGCTCATCAGACAAGCTTGTCTGCCTATGGCCTGACTCATAAAGCTTTTGCCGACTCCTGAAGCACCTGTGATAATGATGTTTTCACTTTGCTTGATGAACTGTAAGGAGGACAACCTGTTGAACATGTTTTTATCCAGATTCCTATTTTCAGAGAAGATTATTTCATCCATGTCTGCCTGCTGCTTAAAGGTGGCTTTTTTCATCAGCCGTGTAATCTTCTTATTCTGCCTGTCTTCCCATTCACTTTCAGTGAGTAAGGCCAGGTATTCATCTGGGGTACATTTTTGATAAGCATTGCTGCTGAGTTGTTGTCTGTGCAGTTCAGCCATCGCAGACAGCCTCATGGATTTTAATTTTTCTATTGTTTGATTATTGTTCATAAAATTATTGTTTACTGGTAATGGTTAGCCCCTCTGATGTTTTTGTGAGAAGGGATATGTGATTGATGATTTTCTTGTTCTATTTCATGCTCGTCCATATTATTACTGAGTATATTTTTGAGCCTTTGATAGCTGTATGTGTCATGATGAACAGCCCTTAGGCAGGCTTTATCTACACGCTCATGGCCATAGTTTTTGGCCAGCATTAAAATGCCCATGGCTCTTTTGTAGTTAATCTCAGGATAGTCCCCCTGCAGAAATAAACCCGTCATAAACAGCTTTACATTTACACCTATTTTACCTCCCTGATCAGAAAAATACTGGGGACTCCATTGGCTATAAGCACGGTGTGTACTGGAGAGGTGATTCTTATTAGTAATATAAGCTCCCTTACTCATTACTCTATTATGCAGCGCAATGCGTTGGCTTTTGTAGTATACTTCAACATGTTTGGAGGTATACTGTATCTGGGTTTGAGATCCAATGTAGCGATAGGGAACGCTATAATAAGTCTTGTCAGCCGAGAAGTAGACATATCCCATCTTCTGTACCTTGGCTCTGGCGTATTCTTTAACCTGATAAGTACTTTGGGGTAAGCTTTTTAGAAGGGATGATTCTACGGATTGGAACAGCTCTTTTCTGGAAGCTTCTTTTCTTTGAAAAAGTACATTATTATAGCCCTTAAGATGATGCTGAATCTCTTCATTAAGCGCTTCAATAGAGAAGAAAGTCATTTTACGCATAGGGTAATAAATGCGCTGGTAGACCAGCTGAACAGCATTTTCTACCAAAGCTTTATCTTGTGGTGCATAACTACGTGTGGGGTTTATGGCACACCCATAGTGATGAGCGAAGTCTTTGAAAGTTTTATTAATAACCGCCTCATACTTACTGGATCGGGTAACTGCCGATTTAAGGTTGTCTGACACGATGGCTACAGGTACTCCTCCAAAGAAGCGGAGTGCATTATTGAGGCATTGAATAAAGTCCTCCCTTTTTGACTTTTACATGCTTCCACATAAGTATACTGACTAAAAGGAAGTGTGGCCACAAAAACTTCTACCTGGCTTACTTCTCCTGTAGATGGATCTACTACTTCTAATTTCTTACCTGCAAAATCAACATAAAGCTCTTTTCCTGCCTTGTGCTCTAACTTCATAGAACCTTTGGCCTGTTTGTACTTACGCTGATAATGGGTGGTAAACTGAGTGTAACTGTAACTATCCTGAGTTTGCTCAGCATACAACTGGTAGTGGTACTGAAGGGTAAAGCCTGGGTGATGACGCTGTGGGTGCATGGTCTCAAAAAAACGCATTAAAACTGCATAACGATCATTGTTTATGGTTGTCTTAGACGAAAACAGTTCTTCTAAGGCATCAGTATCCAACTGTAGCAATGCTTCCATGGGCTGGTCGCTTGACTGAAGTGATCGCAAATAATGGTTAACAGTGTTTCTATTCACACCCAGGGTCAAAGCAATTTGCCGATTGCTCAGCCCTCTCAAATGAAGATTGATAATTTGTTTTAAGTCCATTATGTCAAGTTTATTCGCCATCCTTTTTTTGGGGCGATATTAACAATCAATGAGCTCTTAAAGTGGCATAAATCGAACCGAAATAGGTGTCAATTATTATAATATGGTGGCACAAATCGAACCGTAATCAAATAGATACACTGGCACGGTTTGAACCGAAATCACTGGCATATACCTTACCGAAATGGGTGGCATAAATCAAACCGTTGTATCCATCTACCAAAAATATATTCTTTTTATCAGACAATACATCCCCCAGATTATTATCTAGCGAAATATCTATTATGGAATAATATACCGCTGCCTTTCTGGAAATTAATTCACTAACATATGGATCCGTTTTGATAGTAAACAAATAGAATTTTGTTTGACTATTAGGGACGGGCACAACATAGGAAGTATTAGTTGAATTGGAAGAGCCTATCAATCCATTTCCATTCGGCATAATGTTATGATTGCTATTCCAAACCTGAAGCCCGTTACTGTAAAACAGAAGGGCACCAGTTTTTGAATTTGACCAGGAACTAGTAGCACCTATAGATGTCATTTGACTACTATTTACACTTTGCAGCTCATTACTTGAAAAGGTAACAGCAGCCCGATCTCCGAAATACCAATTATTTGCTTCCTTCTGAGCAAAACACTCATTGATGAAGCTTATAATAATGAACAAGGTCGATAACCAATATTTCATAATAAAAAGAACGGAAAAACAAAGAGCTTGTTGCTCCTTGTGAATTTCCGTCAAGGAATTTATTTCTGAGTTGAGGTAGGACTTAGAGCACTAGCGCAACTTCCCGAACAGTCTGGAGGTCCACCTTTTAGTCCCCCTCATTTTGATTACTGCAGAGAGTTTCAATCCTTA includes the following:
- the istB gene encoding IS21-like element helper ATPase IstB; protein product: MNNNQTIEKLKSMRLSAMAELHRQQLSSNAYQKCTPDEYLALLTESEWEDRQNKKITRLMKKATFKQQADMDEIIFSENRNLDKNMFNRLSSLQFIKQSENIIITGASGVGKSFMSQAIGRQACLMSYNTIYQVTARLFNKMKLAKVDGTYIKELKRITSAQLLILDDFGLQSMDNMAREVLMDIIDDRHGKTSTIISSQIPVSAWYDIIGEGTIADAILDRLVNSSHRIDLKGESLRKGMLKH
- a CDS encoding Mu transposase domain-containing protein; the protein is MSDNLKSAVTRSSKYEAVINKTFKDFAHHYGCAINPTRSYAPQDKALVENAVQLVYQRIYYPMRKMTFFSIEALNEEIQHHLKGYNNVLFQRKEASRKELFQSVESSLLKSLPQSTYQVKEYARAKVQKMGYVYFSADKTYYSVPYRYIGSQTQIQYTSKHVEVYYKSQRIALHNRVMSKGAYITNKNHLSSTHRAYSQWSPQYFSDQGGKIGVNVKLFMTGLFLQGDYPEINYKRAMGILMLAKNYGHERVDKACLRAVHHDTYSYQRLKNILSNNMDEHEIEQENHQSHIPSHKNIRGANHYQ